Sequence from the uncultured Flavobacterium sp. genome:
AAAATTTGCAAAACTCCAAAATCACAAACTGAAGCTATTAATAAGGATGGAAATGAAATTTATAATCCTCTAGATACAGAAATAAAACCAGAATTTCCCGGAGGACAGCAAGCACTTGATAAATTCATTGAAGAAAATTATAAAAAACCAAAAGATAAAACACTTAAAGGAAACGTATATCTGACTTTTATAATAGAAAAAGATGGTTCATTAAGCGATATTAAAGTATTAAGAGATATTGGTTCTGGAACTGGCGCTGAAGCTATTCGTATTTTAAAGACTTCTCCAAATTGGATTCCTGGAAAACAAAACAACAATGTGGTTAGAACTTTATATTCATTACCAATTTCTATAAATAATTTCTTAAAGTAATTATTCAAAAAAATAAAATTTGCCTTATATTGTACTCAAAAGTTTTCCCTAATCAAACTTAAGATGAGTAAATTACCGCACATAACCACTAGTATTTTTACGGTAATGTCTAAAATGGCAACCGAATATAATGCAATTAACCTTTCGCAAGGATTTCCAAATTTCCCCGTTGACGAAAGACTTACAGATATTATTGCAAGATTATCCAAAGAAAATGTTCACCAATATACGCCAATGGCTGGTTTTCCGCCTTTGATGAATCA
This genomic interval carries:
- a CDS encoding energy transducer TonB — encoded protein: MLILIFAVQKTFSQKENIKICKTPKSQTEAINKDGNEIYNPLDTEIKPEFPGGQQALDKFIEENYKKPKDKTLKGNVYLTFIIEKDGSLSDIKVLRDIGSGTGAEAIRILKTSPNWIPGKQNNNVVRTLYSLPISINNFLK